In Alteracholeplasma palmae J233, a single genomic region encodes these proteins:
- a CDS encoding SDR family oxidoreductase, with protein MKNVLIFGATGGIGESVARLFASKGYSIGIHYVGNKDKANTLSNEFNKSGAKNIIVEGDISDENQVIQIYKKTKKALGSIDVVINTAGIMKLSPIKTLDLNIFDDIIRINVRGAFIASKYALEYLSKEGSLLNFSTTVTRAQTVNYGAYAASKSAVETMTLILAREAKGINIRINAIAPGPVATPLFTAGKTDEQIKAISQLNPMERIGMPDDIAEAVFSIISSKWINGQVIFVNGGMA; from the coding sequence ATGAAAAATGTTTTAATTTTTGGTGCTACAGGTGGTATAGGAGAATCAGTAGCAAGACTTTTTGCAAGTAAAGGTTATTCAATAGGCATACATTATGTTGGGAATAAAGATAAAGCAAATACATTATCAAATGAATTTAATAAATCCGGTGCTAAAAATATAATAGTTGAAGGTGATATATCGGATGAAAATCAGGTAATTCAAATATATAAAAAAACAAAAAAAGCATTGGGAAGTATTGATGTTGTAATTAATACTGCAGGTATAATGAAACTTTCACCAATAAAAACCTTAGATTTAAACATATTTGATGATATAATACGTATAAATGTGCGTGGAGCATTTATTGCTTCTAAATATGCATTAGAATATCTTTCAAAAGAAGGCAGTCTATTAAACTTTTCAACAACTGTCACTCGTGCACAAACTGTTAATTACGGTGCATATGCAGCATCAAAGTCAGCAGTTGAAACAATGACACTTATTTTGGCAAGAGAAGCTAAAGGAATCAATATACGCATTAATGCGATTGCTCCTGGACCTGTTGCTACACCACTTTTTACAGCAGGCAAAACTGATGAACAAATAAAAGCAATAAGCCAGTTAAATCCAATGGAAAGAATAGGAATGCCTGATGATATTGCAGAAGCAGTTTTTTCGATTATAAGTAGTAAATGGATTAATGGACAAGTTATATTTGTAAATGGTGGTATGGCATAA